DNA from Macrobrachium rosenbergii isolate ZJJX-2024 chromosome 13, ASM4041242v1, whole genome shotgun sequence:
TCCTTCCCAATACCTTTTCACATCATCTGTCTAACCCTTTCTCCTACTCTTTCCTACCAACTCTTCtgagacatattttttttcaacaaactaTCATCCTCCATCCTTTCCACATACCCAAATCATCCAGTCAATTTCTGTTGCATTCCTGTCCTGTTCTGAGGTCTGTTAACTGTCATCCTTACATTCTCAAAAGTAACTTCCAATAGGATTCTCAAGCTTGCATCAACGTTTCTACTCTTGTACCTATCAGCTCTGCATCTCTTTTAACTTCCACATTCAACAAGTCTTCAAAATGCTCACTCCACTGACTCATAACTGTATACTCTTCTCATAGTATCTCTCCATGTGGATTCTTTAATCTGGAATCCATTTAATTTTGGTAATGAACTTTTCCTTGTGCATTCATAAACCTTGTAGTGCAACTTGCCTTGGAAATGTTAGGAGTAGTAGGCGTTCATCCACGATTTCCTTGAGTGCAGGTGTACAGAAATACCACTGCGAATTCTTGTGTAATAAATTCCATCTCAtcagttaagtatagcttagttttaccagaccactgagctgattaacagctctcctagggccggcccgaaggattagacttattttacgtggctaagaaccaattggttacttagcaacgggacctacagcttattgtggaatccgaaccacattatagcgagaaatgaatttctatcaccagaaataaattcctctaactcttcaccagccggccgggggaactgaactccggcccatcgagtgacagtctgaagctcaaccgactcagccaacatcTCATCAGTGAATCtggttaattatttaattaacattttaatatacacagatatttatatacttacacacacatatatatatatatgacatgttaatatatatattaaaatgtcacTTAAACACAAGATCACTGATGAGGTGGATTTTAGTACAAAAGAATTCGCACTATGGCGTTTCTGTATCCCGTCCCTCAGTCCAGGTCACGAATCTGAATCATTTAGAAAATACCGAAACACTTGGAAATGGAAAATTCTCTTTACATTGAGGTTCATAATTTATATGTGGAAAAGACATCAGTATTCATAACCTTATCACTCTATTTGTTAGAAATAGAATAGAGGCTTTACTTATAAAATCTCTAACTTCAAGTACTTTGCTAACTGAGCtacctgaatttttaaaataccaaATAGATTTTATGGAATTGAAAAAATCTACATTAAATAAAACATTCTATTTCAAATGATCTAATATACCTTTCCTTCTTAAATTCAGGGCTTGATTTATTCACATTACTCTCGCTTTCACAACTTCATCTGTAAAAGAGTATCAATACAAATTCTGACACTTGGCCAGCAGAACTATACATATCAATGTCAAGACCTTTGTGAAATTCACTTTAGCCTCACAACCCAgttgaattttccttttcttttgttagaAAGACAGCCTTGATAAACATCTAATATGAACACAGATATATTTCGACAAACAGAAGACTGACTATCTCCCGTCGAGAaaaactttcaattttccttatgcGTTCTGAAACTGCTCAATGTGTTCGTTTCCTTTAATCTTCCAGTACACTGGAACAAAAACTTGTTAGGTTCCTGCCTTTACTTAATCATGGTCTGATAACTCATTAGGCAAGAAACATTTGAGGATAGCTAGTTGCAGCTTCTGATACTCAGAGAATCAAACAATATTCACAGTGTTAGAACTCAATAAGATTTGTCGAATTTTAACAGTAAATTTATACAAGGTTTAGTGAATGGAATTTGCGGATCTCTCCCAACAAAACGTTGCTTATTTCTTCATAGCGTACTGATTTGCATTGGCTCATGGACATTTTCAATAACACTGCAGCCAAAGAGGCATATACGACTAGTAAAATGTTGTTCTACTCATAAAGATTTGGATTTTCAAATAAAGGCAATGTACATATACAGTCCCACTTAGTTTCTAATTCTATCAGAGTAATTCACAGTCAAGCAGGACCTGAGCAGCAATCTTCATTATCATGACCCAGTAAAGAAACAGTTACATATTAATTTGgtgtgaattgaactgaactgaatacagactttaggccaaaggccaagtattgggacctatgaggtcattcggcgatgaaatggaaattgacagcaaaagacttgaaaggtgtaacaggaggaaaactttgcagttgcactatgattcaactgttagaagagggtggaaagtaagatggaagaaggagaatatgaaaggaggtacagtaaaaggaacgaaaggggttgaagctaggtgccgaaggcacgctgcaaagaacattaagtaatgcctacagtgcacgacataaggtgcactgacggcagtaacgcCCTAAGGGGGATTGGTTTGGTGTGACCCATCGAAAAGGATAAGATAATTTTTCATCCAATATGAGCTTTAGTCAGTATCCATTGATATTTCAAATACAATAGATTTAGAAGATTATACAATCTAATAAGtcgaaaattaaaatgacaaacttAGACATTTGTGCCACATAGtgtctgttaagaaaaaaaaaaaaaaaaatatatatatatatatatatatatatatatatatatatatatatatatatatatatatatatatatatatatatacatcacgaaggaaagcagtaggaaaggcatcctcatcatctacagtttttattttcaatgccgacgtttcatgacgaattccaagtcgcattttcaaggctataaaatataatataatttgcgaacatcagtaacaaattaatgcaatgacaacagctctttctgtagtaaaaatatttaaaaacaaaacacattccaataagtaaaaggagttcactaaaatcttaaaacaacctacgtatatgaaggaaagaacaagactaatataaataagtaaaaacagagtgaggaaaaccagttgtccaaactaggctataaacaatttcactgaggacgattgagtatttaacgacggcacagtcttcttgataattatggattctaggatggttaagtcgttgttgttgtaaatcattcaaaattatgtaaaacttatattgacagcaaggatttttccatcttaggccaagtgcagaacaacaacgacttaaccatcctagaatccataattatcaagaagactgtaccgtcgttaaatactcaatcgtcctcagtgaaattgtttatagcctagtttggacaactggttttcctcactctgtttttacttatttatattagtcttgttctttccttcatataggtaggttgttttaagattttagtgaactcatTTTACTTattgaatgtgttttgtttttaaatatttttactacagaaagagctgttgtcattgcattaatttgttattgatgttcgcaaattatattatattttatagccttgaaaatgcgacttggaattcgtcgcgaaacgtcggcattgaaaataaactgtagatgatgaggatgcctttccctactgcttccttcgtgatgtatacttcgagcttcagctccggcccttatatgtatatatatatatatatatatatatatatatatatatatatatatatatatatatatatatatatatatatatatatatatatatatatatatatatatatatatcttcataagaAACTGTTATTCTACTTTTTAaaggttttcagttttcaaaCAAAGTTAtccttacaataaaaatttaaaccatATGACAATAAAAAGATGGCATTCTGCTCCTAAGATATCAACATGCGTTGATAATACTTCTAGGCACCTACAACGGTGAATTTGCGTTCATCATGATATACTTTCACGTGACTGAATTTAATATTAGTGGTTTCATCAAAGACGCGCCTGTCAGGAATCCTGCGATCCAGAGGGAAGCCCATGGGGCGCTTGTCAGGGTAGACTTCACCATGAGCACCACAGTGAGCATGAGTGCCGCCGTGCTCTGATTCTACATCGGGATGAGTGAGGTCGTGGCTACCATCTGTGACAGCCAGGAAGAGTGAAAATTCCATGCCGTCCTTCTTACCCTTGGGCAAGAGCATCCTGTTGGGGATGCCGCAAGCCCTTTCGAACTCGTGCATGTCGAAACTGCCACTGTCAGCAGCATCGATGAGAGACTGGAAGCTTGGTACGTCTGGAACAGTCACTGATGATTCGCTTGACTTCCTCTCGACGTGATTAGCCCCAGGAGACACtgttgaaataaaagtaaattatatttatagtaataattaaGAAATGACGAGtgcaatataaacaaatgaaatgcgTCCTTCATATTAGATTAAATGTTGACAAAAATCTAAAGTTATTACTTACATTTCTTCCAGAACTTGTCCATTTCAATGCAATGCCAATGACCATTCTCATAATAGAATTTCTCTCCATTGCTGTCATAGTCAGGGCACAAATACAGACGGAATGTAGCAACTACTTCATTgccattattgttgttgatgtcaGCAACAAAGGAGAAGTCGTGGTGATTAAGACGAGGAACATGTGCCTTTAGTTCCACATCAGCAATGCCTTCAGCACTGTCTACAGCATTTCGCAGGTCAAACTCATAATCCTCAAAATAAGTTCGAAGCGGTCCCTTAACTGCAATGCTTTCTACGTCGATTCCAGGGAAATCCAAGTCCTCATGAGTGTATGGAGTAAGGGAATCCTTGTGTTCCTTAAAGatattatccatatatttatgaagCCGGAAGAATGTCTGTCTGTTAGTCAGTGCACTTGTCATGTATCTTTTGTCATCATAACTCCTTGTACACGGTTCAAGGTATTTTAGTCAGACTTCCAGCTAGGGTAGACCGTACTGCATGATGTCCACAAAGGAAGGTCGTCCGTCTGCCAGTGTGcgcttaactttttttattattgctgtgtaAGAACTTTTAGCCTTGATTTGTGAACTGTTATAGATACAGACTGCATATTATAATGGTATCTTCAGCGTTCTATCACTCGGAATGCTTTTTGAGAGAAGTTGGTTTGGAGATGGAAGGTGACATGCAttgcttctattattattattattattattagtattattattattattattattattattattattattattgttgttgttgttgttgttgttgttgttgttgttgttgttgttgtaagccAAGCTATAAGCCCAAGGGTTCCAGCAGAAAAGCAGACCAGtatagaaaaggaaattgagaagtaaaaactatgaaacataaaataaataagataggtaatgatgaaaaagataaaaacaatgaataaattcaaTAACAAAGTGAAATAGATATGACAAATAACCAAACTGTGAAGTGAGACTCATGTCAGCTTACTTAACAAAGCATATGTACCAAGTAtgaacttctgaatttccaaCGATTCGGCTATTTAGGAAGATCAGAAGTTCCAACGTTTCAGCTGATTAGGAAGATCAGAAGCTCCGACGTTTCAGTTAATTAGGAAGATCAGAAGTTCCAACGTTTCAGCTAATTAGGAAGATCAGAAGCTGCAACGTTTCAGTTAATTAGGAAGATGAGAAGTTCCGTTTCAGCTAATTAGGAAGATCAGAAGCTGCAACGTTTCAGTTAATTAGGAAGATTAGAAGTGCCAATGTTTCAGCTGATTAGGAAGATCAGAAGTTCCAGTGTTTCAGTTAATTAGGAAGATCAGAAGTTCCAATGTTTCAGCTAATTAGGAAGATCAGAAGTTCCAACGTTTCAGCTAATTAGGAAGATCAGAAGCTCCAACGTTTCAGCTAATTAGGAAGATCAGAAGTCCCATTTCAGCTAATTAGGAAGATCAGAAGCTCTGACATTTCAGCTAATTAGGAAGATCAGAAGTTCCAACGTTTCAGCT
Protein-coding regions in this window:
- the LOC136844673 gene encoding hemocyanin-like, encoding MDNIFKEHKDSLTPYTHEDLDFPGIDVESIAVKGPLRTYFEDYEFDLRNAVDSAEGIADVELKAHVPRLNHHDFSFVADINNNNGNEVVATFRLYLCPDYDSNGEKFYYENGHWHCIEMDKFWKKLSPGANHVERKSSESSVTVPDVPSFQSLIDAADSGSFDMHEFERACGIPNRMLLPKGKKDGMEFSLFLAVTDGSHDLTHPDVESEHGGTHAHCGAHGEVYPDKRPMGFPLDRRIPDRRVFDETTNIKFSHVKVYHDERKFTVVGA